Below is a genomic region from Flammeovirgaceae bacterium SG7u.111.
ACTCCACAAAGGGAATAAGCTGTACCTTTGCCCTCATGTTAGGAAAAATCAAAGATCAGGATGCTATCCTGAAAAAATTGGGCATAGAAGGTTTAAACAAAATGCAGAAAGATGCCCACAAGGCTATCTTGGCTGAAAACGATACTATTTTGCTTTCCCCTACGGGTACTGGAAAAACGTTGGCATTCCTCTTGCCCATTCTGTCCCAACTCAACCCTGATCTTGACCAGGTTCAGGTACTTATTCTCGTTCCTTCCAGAGAACTTGCCATCCAGATAGAGCAAGTAACCAGAGAAATGGGAAGCGGATATAAAGTGAATGCTGTTTATGGCGGAAGAGCCGGATCGAAAGACAAAGAAGACCTTAAACATCCGCCAGCAATTTTGATAGGTACGCCGGGAAGGATTGCCGATCATTTGAGAAGGAAAACCTTTTCCACCAAACATATTAAAACGCTCGTGCTCGATGAGTTTGACAAGTCCCTTGAAGTGGGATTTGAATTTGAGATGAGGGAAATTTTAGAATTGCTCCCCTACCTGCAAAAAAAGATACTCACTTCTGCTACACAAGGGGTAGAAATACCTGAATTTGTAGGGATAAACCAACCCGATTTTTTAGATTTTTCGGATACAAAAACTGATCAGCTAACGCTAAAAGCTATCATTTCCCCCTCGGAAAATAAATTGAATACCTTGGTAAGGTTGCTCGGATTCATAGGCGAAGGCAGCGGCATCATCTTTTGCAATTTAAAGGATACCATCCAAGATGTAAGTGATTACCTCTACAACAGAGACATTGACCATGCCTGCTTTTATGGTGGACTGGAACAGCAAGAAAGAGAGCGTGCGCTTATAAAATTCAGAAATGGAACACACCGCCTACTCCTCGCATCAGATTTGGCTGCTAGGGGAATAGATGTTCCCGAAATGGATTTTATCATACACTTTGAAGTTCCTTATAGAGAAGAAGAATTTACCCACCGAAATGGGCGAACCGCAAGGATGCACAGCAATGGCACCGCCTATATTTTGAAATGGGAGAAAAAACCACTTCCTAGGTTTATCAGTGGTGTGGAAGAACTCGAGCTCGAACCGACCGACTCGCCAGAAAATAGCCCTTGGGAAACCCTGTTTATATCAGGAGGGAGAAAAGACAAAATCTCTAAAGGGGATATTGCTGGCTTGTTCTTTAAACAAGGTCAATTGCAGAAAGAAGAGTTGGGTACAATTGAGCTGAAATCGGACTGCGCCTTTGTTGCCGTTCCCAAAACAAAAGCCAAAGAACTCGCTGCCGAACTGAACAATAGTAGGCTTAAAAAGAAAAAGGTTAGGATTAGTATTTTAGACTGATCACCCCCCTATCAAATTTCAAAAACCGCTTACGATTCCATTTTCTAGTGATCTTAAGCGGTTTTTAATGTCTTTACACCCACTTTTTAGCCTTAAGCATTTTCAATCGCACCAACCTTTATTATATTAACTTTCAAATAAAATCACTAACTGCTCAGCAACCTAAAAGCATTGAAAATGAAACGCATACATGTTTTTGAATTTGAAGACTTAGCATGGTTTCCTAATTGGTTCAGAAGGTGCATGACCCGCTTAATTATAGTGATGCACAAGCTTCTCAAAACCGATGAAGAGCTTGCTGAGTTGCTAGCAGGTATTATCAAAGAAACCCAGATCACCTCCATTGTCGACCTTTGCTCTGGGAGTGCTGGACCACTGCCTTCTGCCGTAAATATTCTCAAGGAAAAACATGGAATTGAAAATATAAAACTTACCCTAGAGCATGTTTAAATTTTTGCTTCCTGAAAACCAATATTTTATGAACCTGACGTCATATTTCCTCATTTATTTATCCCGATAAACTCAATCGGAAACATTTAGTCAGAACCATAACCTATTGATTTTCAGTTTACATAAAATTTTAAACATGCTCTAACCGATTTGTACCCCGACCAAGAAGGGGCAAAAAAAATTAACGATGAGAAGGGGAACATCCATTACAAAACTGAACCTGTAGATGCAACGGATGTAGATAAAAGCCTAAAAGGATTAAGGACGATGGTAAGTGGTTTTCACCACCTCAAGCCCAAGCAGGCAAAACAAGTACTTCAATCGGCGAGCGATAGCAAACAACCGATTTGTATCTTCGAAATAAGCGACAACAGCCATCCAAAAGCCATTTGGTGGTTAGCAACCCCTTTCAATTTAATTACCTGCCTCTTTGTTACCCTCTTAGCCCGACCTATCACTTGGCAACAGTTGGTTTTTACATACCTCATTCCTAT
It encodes:
- a CDS encoding DEAD/DEAH box helicase, which translates into the protein MLGKIKDQDAILKKLGIEGLNKMQKDAHKAILAENDTILLSPTGTGKTLAFLLPILSQLNPDLDQVQVLILVPSRELAIQIEQVTREMGSGYKVNAVYGGRAGSKDKEDLKHPPAILIGTPGRIADHLRRKTFSTKHIKTLVLDEFDKSLEVGFEFEMREILELLPYLQKKILTSATQGVEIPEFVGINQPDFLDFSDTKTDQLTLKAIISPSENKLNTLVRLLGFIGEGSGIIFCNLKDTIQDVSDYLYNRDIDHACFYGGLEQQERERALIKFRNGTHRLLLASDLAARGIDVPEMDFIIHFEVPYREEEFTHRNGRTARMHSNGTAYILKWEKKPLPRFISGVEELELEPTDSPENSPWETLFISGGRKDKISKGDIAGLFFKQGQLQKEELGTIELKSDCAFVAVPKTKAKELAAELNNSRLKKKKVRISILD